The stretch of DNA TAAAAAGTATGTGTTTTTAGACATTGAAGAATTAACACAGATTCATCTTGACCAAACGATCATCAGTGATAAGGCCGATTATTTAAAAGAAGGAATCGAACTCAAAGCCAGTTTTTATGGAGATACGGTGTTTGCTGTAGAGTTGCCACAGTTTTTGGAATTGACTGTAATGAAAACTCAAGAACCACAAGAAATGGGCTTAATGGGGGCTTCTTTAAAACTCGCTCATTTAGAAACGGGGGCGAAAGTAGAGGTGCCTCTTTTTGTAGAAGTTGGAGATATTATTAAAATCGATACGGTATCAGGTGAATTTGTACAACGTGTGTAGGTATTTTTATGAAAATTGATCCTAAAAAAATCAAAGAATTGTTATCCATCATGAAAAAGAACCAGATCAAGCGTTTGCGTTATCGCATCAAAGATGAAGAAATCGAATTAGAACTCCCTCATCAGGATACTCTTCCCACTTTTCATCATGTGCCTCATGCAAGCGCGCATTCTCCCTACCCAAAATCTATTGCAGAAACTGAAGAGAGTGAAGATGGACAAGGAAATTACATCACTTCGCCTCTTGTGGGAACCTTTTATAACAAACCAACTCCAGATTCAAAATCCTTTGTGAATGTAGACGCTAACGTTACTGAAAATTCCGTTGTCTGTATTATTGAAGCGATGAAAGTGATGAATGAGGTTAAAGCGGACATCAAGGGTAAGATTGTCGAAATACTCGTCGAAGATGGTCATCCTGTA from Chlamydiota bacterium encodes:
- the accB gene encoding Biotin carboxyl carrier protein of acetyl-CoA carboxylase is translated as MKIDPKKIKELLSIMKKNQIKRLRYRIKDEEIELELPHQDTLPTFHHVPHASAHSPYPKSIAETEESEDGQGNYITSPLVGTFYNKPTPDSKSFVNVDANVTENSVVCIIEAMKVMNEVKADIKGKIVEILVEDGHPVEFGTKLFRVE
- the efp_2 gene encoding Elongation factor P; the encoded protein is MKTKNNDKKRTLIPSVQLVPGMTVEIGNKIYRIESSVKVTAARGAAFIKVNLRELLTDKVFEKNFKPEQEIEEVTMQEKIIVYLYLENKKYVFLDIEELTQIHLDQTIISDKADYLKEGIELKASFYGDTVFAVELPQFLELTVMKTQEPQEMGLMGASLKLAHLETGAKVEVPLFVEVGDIIKIDTVSGEFVQRV